A genomic segment from Methanoplanus limicola DSM 2279 encodes:
- a CDS encoding CoB--CoM heterodisulfide reductase iron-sulfur subunit A family protein, with amino-acid sequence MAENQEPRIGVFICHCGTNIAGSLSIEEVMNYSMTLPGVVVADEYQYMCSTPGQNKIIDAIKEHNLNGIVVAACSPRLHEPTFRTATAEGGLNKFRFEMANIRDQNSWVHMHDWDGATSKAKDQVRIAVAKAALLEDLQPKSVPVEHAAMVVGAGVGGMQAALDLANAGIKTYLVEKDPTIGGRMSQLDKTFPTLDCSQCILTPKMVDAGRHPNIILRTYTEVENVEGYIGNFEITLRKKARGTRDGAEMIADGIEGSGCNGCGDCAEVCPVIKPNPFEMGMAPRKAIYIYHPQVMPLQYTIDFDSCVKCGLCAEICGVEKNAIDLNMKDELEKVKVGCVILATGYDLIPIEEKTEWGYKRHENVITGLEFERLICASGPTGGKLIRPSDGVIPKKVGFVLCAGSRDNTGGVAKPYCSRFCCMYSLKHAHQIMEKIPGAVPYLFYMDIRSFGKMYEEFYYRIQNEGAKFIRGRVSSVEEDPVTKNLYVRTEDTLLGRPVTVECEMVVLAAAIQPKPDAEPIRQMFGISKSQDGWYLEAHPKLNPCGTTTAGIFLAGVCQGPKDIPDTVAQAEGAASAASIPIHQGEVQLEPYFAQCVEDLCAGCGMCVPQCPYGALSLIEKDDKQVMTVTEAKCKGCGTCGGFCPGGAIRMQHFTSQQIVAQIDAFLLNPLGGEE; translated from the coding sequence ATGGCAGAAAATCAGGAACCAAGAATAGGTGTATTCATTTGCCACTGTGGTACAAACATCGCAGGTTCACTTTCTATTGAGGAAGTAATGAACTATTCAATGACACTTCCGGGTGTTGTTGTTGCAGATGAATACCAGTATATGTGCTCAACACCAGGTCAGAACAAGATCATTGACGCAATCAAGGAACACAACCTGAACGGTATCGTAGTTGCAGCATGTTCCCCACGCCTTCACGAACCAACATTCAGGACCGCAACAGCAGAAGGTGGACTTAACAAGTTCCGTTTCGAGATGGCAAACATCCGTGACCAGAACTCATGGGTTCACATGCATGACTGGGACGGAGCAACATCAAAGGCAAAGGATCAGGTCAGGATTGCGGTTGCAAAAGCAGCACTCCTTGAAGATCTCCAGCCAAAGTCTGTCCCTGTCGAACACGCAGCAATGGTCGTAGGCGCCGGTGTTGGTGGAATGCAGGCAGCACTTGACCTTGCAAATGCAGGTATCAAGACATATCTTGTCGAGAAAGATCCTACGATCGGTGGACGCATGTCCCAGCTCGACAAGACATTCCCTACACTTGACTGTTCCCAGTGTATTCTTACACCTAAGATGGTCGATGCAGGACGTCACCCGAATATCATTCTCAGGACATATACTGAAGTTGAAAATGTAGAAGGTTACATCGGAAACTTTGAGATCACACTCCGCAAGAAGGCACGCGGTACAAGAGACGGTGCCGAGATGATTGCAGATGGAATCGAAGGTTCAGGATGTAATGGCTGTGGTGACTGTGCAGAGGTATGTCCGGTAATTAAGCCAAATCCATTTGAGATGGGAATGGCCCCAAGAAAGGCAATTTATATCTACCACCCGCAGGTAATGCCGCTCCAGTACACAATTGACTTTGATTCATGTGTTAAGTGCGGACTCTGTGCAGAGATCTGTGGTGTTGAGAAGAATGCAATTGACCTTAATATGAAAGACGAACTTGAGAAAGTCAAGGTCGGCTGTGTAATCCTTGCAACCGGTTACGACCTCATACCAATTGAGGAGAAGACCGAATGGGGATACAAGAGACATGAGAATGTCATCACAGGTCTTGAATTTGAGCGTCTCATCTGTGCATCCGGACCTACCGGTGGAAAACTTATCCGCCCGTCTGATGGTGTAATTCCAAAGAAGGTTGGATTTGTTCTCTGTGCAGGATCAAGAGACAATACGGGCGGCGTTGCAAAGCCATACTGTTCAAGGTTCTGCTGTATGTACTCACTCAAGCACGCTCACCAGATCATGGAGAAGATCCCGGGTGCTGTTCCTTACCTCTTCTACATGGATATCCGTTCATTCGGTAAGATGTACGAGGAGTTCTACTACCGTATCCAGAATGAGGGTGCAAAGTTCATACGTGGTCGTGTATCAAGTGTTGAAGAAGACCCTGTTACAAAGAACCTGTATGTAAGAACCGAGGATACACTTCTTGGAAGACCTGTAACTGTAGAGTGTGAAATGGTCGTACTCGCAGCTGCGATTCAGCCAAAGCCTGACGCAGAACCAATCCGCCAGATGTTTGGTATTTCCAAATCACAGGACGGATGGTATCTTGAGGCACATCCGAAGCTCAACCCTTGCGGTACAACAACTGCCGGTATCTTCCTTGCAGGTGTCTGTCAGGGGCCAAAGGATATTCCTGACACAGTAGCACAGGCAGAGGGAGCAGCATCCGCAGCATCCATTCCAATTCACCAGGGAGAGGTTCAGCTTGAGCCTTACTTTGCACAGTGTGTTGAAGATCTTTGTGCAGGATGCGGAATGTGTGTTCCGCAGTGTCCATACGGTGCACTCTCACTGATTGAAAAAGATGACAAACAGGTTATGACCGTAACCGAAGCAAAGTGTAAAGGCTGCGGTACATGCGGAGGATTCTGCCCTGGTGGTGCTATACGCATGCAGCACTTCACATCACAGCAGATTGTGGCACAGATTGATGCATTCCTTCTTAACCCGCTTGGAGGCGAAGAGTAA
- a CDS encoding formylmethanofuran dehydrogenase subunit A, translated as MAEYIIKNGFVVDPTQGINCEKMDVAVKDGKIVDASEVKGAKAIDASGKLVMAGAVDVHSHSAGPKVNVGRNFRPEDKLNFYKPAKGVKRMEAGFSVPTTLGSGYTFARMGYGFVTEAAMPPLYARHVHEEMRDTPIVDEAALPVFGNNWFVMEYLKNNEVENTASYISWLLKMTKGYGVKCVNPGGTEAWGWGMNCLTIDDPVPFFDVTPKQIITGLIEANEYLRLPHSMHVHSNSLGEPGNYQITIDSLKCAEGIKADNDFGRDQVLHHTHLQFHSYGGDSYMSKRFESKSKEVMNYFNSTENLTFDMGCVTLDETTTMTADGPFEYHLSHMNNLKWVNKDVELETAAGVVPFIYNPNSFIGVAQWAIGLELALLCKDMKKCFVTTDAPNAGPVHRYPRVIKWLMSLNSRNEILDACKFGDSVRNQCYIGELDRELSLYEIAEMTRQGAAKMLGLSNMFGSLKPGMEGDVVVYPLNPENDLGDGEKIEHAFGNAEYFIKKGELIINESDIISNGSKRTFWVNAGKELTPQVERDVSERFKKYYTVTRNNYEVKEHHYVPNEYMIEVKAA; from the coding sequence ATGGCTGAATACATTATTAAGAACGGTTTTGTAGTTGACCCGACACAGGGTATCAACTGCGAAAAGATGGATGTAGCAGTTAAGGACGGCAAAATTGTCGATGCATCTGAAGTAAAGGGTGCAAAGGCAATCGATGCATCCGGAAAGCTTGTAATGGCCGGTGCTGTTGATGTACACTCCCACTCCGCAGGTCCTAAGGTCAATGTAGGAAGGAATTTCCGTCCGGAAGACAAGCTCAACTTCTACAAACCGGCAAAGGGTGTAAAGCGTATGGAAGCAGGTTTTTCTGTTCCTACAACACTCGGTTCCGGCTATACATTCGCAAGAATGGGATATGGTTTTGTAACGGAAGCAGCAATGCCTCCGCTATATGCACGCCACGTCCATGAAGAGATGAGGGATACACCTATCGTTGATGAGGCTGCACTCCCTGTCTTTGGAAACAACTGGTTTGTTATGGAATACCTCAAAAACAACGAGGTAGAAAATACAGCCAGCTACATCTCATGGCTTCTTAAAATGACAAAGGGATACGGTGTTAAATGCGTAAATCCCGGAGGAACTGAGGCCTGGGGATGGGGTATGAACTGTCTTACAATTGATGACCCTGTTCCTTTCTTCGATGTAACACCAAAGCAGATAATTACCGGTCTTATTGAAGCAAATGAGTATCTCAGGCTTCCACATTCAATGCACGTACACTCAAACTCACTTGGCGAGCCTGGTAATTATCAGATTACAATTGACTCACTGAAGTGTGCAGAGGGTATAAAGGCAGACAATGACTTTGGACGTGATCAGGTTCTTCACCACACGCATCTTCAGTTCCACTCATACGGTGGAGACTCATATATGTCAAAGAGGTTTGAATCAAAGTCTAAGGAAGTCATGAATTACTTCAACAGCACTGAGAATCTTACCTTTGATATGGGATGCGTAACACTTGATGAGACAACGACAATGACAGCAGACGGTCCTTTTGAGTACCATCTCTCTCATATGAACAATCTCAAGTGGGTAAACAAGGATGTTGAACTTGAAACCGCAGCAGGTGTCGTTCCGTTCATTTACAACCCGAATTCCTTCATTGGTGTTGCACAGTGGGCAATCGGTCTTGAACTTGCACTTCTCTGTAAAGACATGAAGAAGTGTTTCGTTACAACAGATGCACCAAATGCAGGTCCTGTTCACAGGTACCCGCGTGTTATCAAATGGCTGATGAGCTTAAATTCACGCAATGAGATACTTGATGCATGCAAATTCGGCGATTCTGTACGTAACCAGTGTTACATCGGCGAATTAGATCGTGAACTCAGTCTGTACGAAATTGCAGAGATGACCCGTCAGGGTGCTGCAAAGATGCTTGGTCTTTCCAATATGTTTGGTTCACTTAAACCGGGCATGGAGGGTGACGTTGTTGTCTATCCACTCAATCCGGAAAACGATCTCGGAGACGGTGAGAAGATTGAGCACGCTTTCGGGAATGCAGAGTACTTCATCAAGAAGGGAGAACTCATCATTAATGAGAGTGATATCATCAGCAACGGCAGCAAGCGTACATTCTGGGTAAATGCCGGAAAAGAGCTAACTCCACAGGTTGAGCGTGATGTGTCAGAGCGTTTCAAGAAATACTATACCGTTACCAGGAACAACTACGAGGTAAAAGAGCACCACTATGTTCCAAACGAGTATATGATTGAGGTAAAAGCTGCATAA
- a CDS encoding formylmethanofuran dehydrogenase subunit B, whose protein sequence is MTKLITDVVCPFCGTLCDDLEVVVSDDGKELLEVNNACAIGAEKFLHSQAKDRLTRPRMRNEDGSWREVSYDEAVEFTAQMLAKSKKPLMYGWSSTNCESQVVGSYVAELVGGQLDNTATVCHGSTLIAVQDVGVPSCTLGEVKNRADMVVFWGCNPAHAHPRHMSRYSLFPRGFFTAKGHRGRTVVVVDPRPTDSASLADVHLQVEQGRDYELLSALRVAFRNEQLPDIVAGVPKETIYEVAEKMKNARFGCIFFGMGVTHSLSKNHNIDIAIQVTRDLNEFTKWSIMPMRGHYNVTGAGEVWGWQFGFPFCVDLSRGFARYNPGESSSNDLLMREEVDSVFVLGSDPGAHFPFSSVKKMNALPCVVVDPHITPSTVVVDLHVPVAFVGVEVGGCAYRMDNVPIESHKVVDAPEGMLTDEEFLKLVLGRIKEIKGV, encoded by the coding sequence ATGACAAAACTGATAACAGATGTGGTTTGCCCGTTCTGTGGCACACTCTGTGACGATCTCGAAGTTGTTGTAAGTGACGATGGCAAAGAGCTTCTTGAGGTAAATAATGCCTGTGCAATCGGTGCTGAAAAGTTTCTTCACTCACAGGCAAAAGACAGGCTTACCCGTCCAAGAATGAGAAATGAGGATGGATCATGGAGAGAGGTCTCTTATGATGAGGCTGTTGAGTTTACCGCACAGATGCTTGCAAAGTCCAAAAAACCACTGATGTACGGATGGAGTTCCACAAACTGTGAATCACAGGTTGTAGGTTCTTACGTTGCAGAACTTGTGGGCGGACAGCTTGACAATACAGCAACTGTGTGTCACGGTTCAACTCTCATTGCAGTACAGGACGTTGGTGTACCAAGCTGTACTCTTGGAGAGGTCAAGAATCGTGCTGACATGGTAGTGTTCTGGGGATGTAACCCGGCACATGCACACCCGCGTCACATGAGCCGCTACTCCCTCTTCCCGCGTGGATTCTTTACAGCAAAGGGACACAGGGGCAGAACTGTTGTAGTGGTTGACCCAAGGCCTACTGACTCTGCAAGCCTTGCAGATGTACATCTCCAGGTTGAGCAGGGGCGTGACTATGAACTTCTCTCAGCGCTTCGTGTGGCATTCCGTAACGAACAGCTTCCTGACATAGTTGCAGGTGTTCCTAAGGAGACCATCTACGAAGTTGCAGAGAAGATGAAGAATGCAAGATTTGGCTGTATTTTCTTCGGAATGGGTGTAACTCACTCACTTTCAAAGAACCACAACATTGACATAGCCATTCAGGTAACCCGTGACTTAAACGAGTTTACAAAATGGAGCATTATGCCAATGCGTGGTCACTACAATGTTACCGGAGCCGGTGAAGTGTGGGGATGGCAGTTCGGATTCCCGTTCTGTGTTGACCTATCCAGAGGATTTGCAAGATATAATCCTGGTGAGTCTTCCTCAAACGATCTTCTCATGAGAGAAGAGGTTGACTCTGTATTTGTACTTGGCAGTGATCCCGGAGCACACTTCCCGTTCAGCTCTGTAAAGAAGATGAATGCACTTCCGTGTGTTGTTGTCGATCCTCATATCACACCTTCAACAGTTGTTGTAGATCTCCATGTTCCTGTGGCATTTGTCGGTGTTGAGGTGGGCGGATGTGCGTACAGAATGGACAATGTACCTATTGAATCTCACAAGGTAGTCGATGCTCCTGAAGGCATGCTGACCGACGAAGAGTTCCTTAAACTTGTCCTTGGACGCATTAAAGAGATTAAGGGGGTATAA
- a CDS encoding 4Fe-4S binding protein: MNTLFPKYSRKQDGDIITMEQKLLKQVNNLVLDNGKCTGCGICVESCPEEAISIGPVGAVRKGSIEYGQSISINEKDCSYCGVCVVMCPFGALDLKIDGESRLPIVEKEGFPSYDVTRIIDDEKCVRCTTCDDACPRDAIKRDVPDFEGVAADGLKKAEAVEWKVNFECDDEKCTVCGLCAEVCAALNVERKPFTAESGVPEGIVKWTESLCDGCGVCAEICPSDAITVAKEGEAAQKKYGKVTIEENCCSCRWCAINCPTEAITVTKPFEGTIEFHAEKCPGGCSTCMDICPANAIYMPSPKSPADMHGEIEANIAVNEDFCILCGVCVNACPGEDIIVMKRTGINVSGKETDLFLTIKEKLLQPRTSRVKESVEVGEVELKTV; the protein is encoded by the coding sequence ATGAATACGCTTTTCCCAAAATACTCCCGTAAACAGGACGGTGATATAATCACAATGGAGCAGAAGCTCCTCAAACAGGTAAACAATCTTGTGCTTGACAATGGCAAGTGCACAGGCTGTGGTATCTGTGTAGAGTCCTGTCCGGAAGAAGCAATTAGCATTGGCCCTGTAGGCGCTGTCCGAAAGGGTTCAATTGAGTATGGTCAGTCAATTTCAATCAATGAAAAAGATTGTTCATACTGTGGTGTTTGTGTAGTAATGTGTCCGTTTGGGGCACTTGATTTAAAGATTGACGGAGAGTCAAGACTTCCTATTGTAGAAAAAGAGGGTTTCCCATCCTACGATGTAACAAGAATTATCGATGATGAGAAATGTGTCAGGTGTACTACCTGTGATGACGCCTGCCCACGTGATGCAATTAAGCGTGATGTGCCTGACTTTGAGGGAGTTGCAGCAGACGGCCTTAAGAAAGCAGAGGCAGTTGAATGGAAGGTAAACTTCGAATGTGATGATGAGAAGTGTACAGTCTGTGGTCTCTGTGCTGAGGTCTGTGCAGCACTCAATGTTGAGAGAAAACCATTTACAGCAGAGTCCGGAGTGCCTGAGGGTATTGTAAAATGGACAGAGTCACTCTGTGATGGCTGTGGTGTATGTGCTGAGATCTGTCCTTCAGATGCAATTACTGTTGCAAAAGAGGGTGAAGCAGCTCAGAAGAAGTATGGTAAAGTCACAATTGAAGAGAACTGCTGCAGCTGCCGCTGGTGTGCAATTAACTGTCCAACAGAAGCAATTACAGTAACTAAGCCCTTTGAAGGTACAATTGAATTCCATGCAGAGAAATGCCCTGGTGGCTGCTCAACCTGTATGGATATCTGTCCGGCAAATGCAATCTATATGCCATCACCAAAGTCCCCTGCTGATATGCACGGAGAAATTGAAGCAAATATTGCAGTCAATGAGGACTTCTGTATTCTCTGTGGTGTATGTGTCAATGCATGCCCTGGTGAGGATATAATTGTCATGAAGCGTACAGGCATCAATGTATCCGGAAAGGAGACAGATCTCTTCTTAACGATCAAGGAAAAACTTCTCCAGCCAAGAACTTCCAGGGTGAAGGAGAGCGTAGAAGTTGGCGAAGTGGAGCTCAAGACAGTTTGA
- a CDS encoding 4Fe-4S binding protein, which produces MAFAVHVNMERCTGCNNCVVACPVDALELSTVDPVTTEKIYRVVNGKAIVLDFDHELCAGCGVCISACPYGVIKLEGRWKDMVQVPGEA; this is translated from the coding sequence ATGGCATTTGCTGTTCATGTAAACATGGAACGTTGTACAGGCTGCAACAACTGTGTGGTCGCATGCCCGGTTGATGCACTTGAACTTTCCACTGTTGACCCTGTAACAACAGAGAAGATTTACAGGGTTGTCAATGGTAAGGCAATTGTGCTCGACTTTGACCACGAGTTATGTGCCGGATGCGGAGTATGCATCTCGGCGTGTCCGTATGGCGTTATTAAACTTGAAGGGCGTTGGAAAGACATGGTACAGGTTCCAGGAGAGGCCTAA
- the hdrC gene encoding CoB--CoM heterodisulfide reductase subunit C, translating into MAVEKNYGNPELEEKLKDQNYYLADSNKDFSEQVGKISGTIYHMCYQCGTCTGSCPSAPRSSYRIRKFMRRAVLGLEDEALTDPDLWLCTTCYSCSDRCPRDILPTDVIMAMRNLAFKRDIVPRNFLKTVQLIYTTGHGVPNNDVNRAAREKLGLPRDPPTTHSYPEYMDGVRKIMDFYKLKAEADRILSEGE; encoded by the coding sequence ATGGCTGTAGAAAAGAATTACGGAAATCCTGAGCTTGAAGAGAAACTCAAAGATCAGAATTATTATCTTGCTGATTCAAACAAGGACTTTTCAGAACAGGTTGGAAAAATCAGTGGCACAATCTATCACATGTGTTACCAGTGCGGTACCTGTACCGGGTCATGCCCGTCTGCACCCCGCAGTTCGTACCGTATCCGCAAGTTCATGAGAAGAGCCGTTCTCGGACTTGAGGATGAGGCACTTACCGACCCTGATCTCTGGCTCTGCACAACATGCTACTCATGTTCAGACCGCTGTCCGCGTGATATTCTGCCAACCGATGTAATAATGGCAATGAGGAATCTCGCGTTTAAGAGAGATATTGTACCACGCAATTTCCTCAAGACAGTTCAGCTGATCTATACTACCGGTCACGGTGTACCAAACAATGATGTAAACCGTGCAGCACGTGAAAAACTAGGTCTTCCGAGAGATCCTCCGACAACACACAGCTATCCTGAATATATGGACGGAGTCAGGAAGATTATGGACTTCTATAAACTCAAGGCAGAAGCAGACAGAATTCTGTCGGAGGGAGAGTAA
- a CDS encoding hydrogenase iron-sulfur subunit: MSDGEWKPKIIAIICNWCSYAGADLAGGARIQYPPDIRAVRVMCTGRVDPLFIMKAFQDGADGVLVSGCHFGDCHYLEGNYKCAKRMFLVKNVLKNIGLNDNRLRMTFVSASEGAKWGMVMEDVVKTVKELGPSPLAEKKN, translated from the coding sequence ATGTCAGACGGAGAATGGAAACCAAAGATTATCGCAATCATCTGTAACTGGTGTTCTTACGCCGGAGCAGATCTTGCCGGAGGAGCACGTATCCAGTACCCACCGGATATACGTGCTGTACGTGTAATGTGTACTGGCCGTGTTGACCCGCTTTTCATAATGAAAGCATTCCAGGATGGAGCAGACGGTGTACTTGTATCAGGATGTCACTTTGGTGACTGTCATTACCTTGAAGGTAACTATAAGTGTGCAAAGCGTATGTTCCTCGTGAAAAATGTTCTCAAGAACATCGGACTTAACGATAACAGACTAAGAATGACCTTTGTTTCAGCATCCGAGGGTGCAAAATGGGGTATGGTCATGGAAGATGTCGTTAAGACTGTAAAAGAGCTAGGTCCAAGCCCATTGGCTGAAAAAAAGAACTAA
- a CDS encoding formylmethanofuran dehydrogenase subunit C has translation MKTVKLKRKEVKNPYIPVEAEKITTETFLESDLSEVRIWSGNKEHKLEDLFTVEIEGEAESVDDVHIILLGDCSMVKRIGEYMTGGKITVEGDIGMHCGNFMAGGVIEVKGNADSWLGREMRGGEIICRGNAALYCGSGYRGEKKGMRGGLIHVNGDAGDFLGETLWGGKIVVDGNAGNMPGAEMIGGELIIGKDAEIPGANMKGGVCIVRGTAYDILPTFLLEDSKKELDDFKAGFFEFTGDHANRKPKGKIYAKDYRYHE, from the coding sequence ATGAAGACTGTAAAGCTGAAGAGAAAAGAGGTCAAAAATCCATATATTCCGGTAGAAGCTGAAAAGATAACAACCGAAACATTCCTGGAAAGCGACCTCTCAGAAGTCAGGATCTGGTCAGGGAATAAGGAGCATAAACTCGAAGACCTGTTCACTGTGGAGATAGAAGGTGAAGCGGAATCTGTTGATGATGTTCATATAATTCTCTTAGGGGACTGTTCAATGGTGAAGAGAATCGGCGAATACATGACCGGCGGAAAGATCACTGTTGAGGGTGATATAGGGATGCACTGCGGAAATTTCATGGCCGGAGGTGTGATTGAAGTAAAGGGCAATGCGGATTCATGGCTCGGCAGGGAGATGAGAGGCGGAGAGATAATATGCAGAGGCAATGCCGCACTCTACTGCGGGTCAGGATATCGCGGTGAAAAGAAAGGCATGAGAGGCGGCCTTATCCATGTAAATGGAGATGCCGGGGATTTCCTTGGCGAGACACTCTGGGGAGGAAAGATTGTTGTTGACGGAAATGCCGGAAATATGCCCGGTGCCGAGATGATCGGAGGAGAGCTCATAATCGGAAAGGATGCCGAAATTCCGGGTGCGAACATGAAAGGCGGAGTATGTATTGTCAGGGGCACTGCATATGATATCCTGCCCACATTTCTGCTTGAAGACAGCAAAAAAGAATTAGATGATTTTAAAGCCGGATTTTTTGAATTTACAGGCGACCATGCCAACCGTAAACCAAAAGGAAAAATTTACGCAAAGGATTACAGGTACCATGAATAA
- a CDS encoding molybdopterin dinucleotide binding domain-containing protein, with the protein MAEKIELNLISGRTIMQGVTMEGGKEKPAYRDACGIIELDPEDLKKLGIWHGTSVRVASQYGWVIVKAIKATQGPHPGLGWIPMGPWANRVIDPNTYSMGMPTFKGVPVTVEPAPDEKVLDSLAVLEEML; encoded by the coding sequence GTGGCAGAAAAGATTGAACTGAACCTGATTTCAGGTAGAACAATCATGCAGGGCGTGACAATGGAGGGCGGTAAGGAAAAGCCTGCCTATCGTGATGCCTGTGGCATTATTGAACTCGACCCTGAAGATCTCAAAAAACTTGGGATATGGCACGGGACAAGTGTCCGTGTAGCCAGCCAGTATGGATGGGTTATTGTCAAAGCCATTAAGGCTACACAGGGACCCCACCCCGGTCTTGGATGGATTCCAATGGGGCCATGGGCAAACAGGGTAATTGATCCAAATACCTACTCTATGGGAATGCCGACATTCAAAGGTGTTCCTGTGACTGTCGAACCGGCACCTGATGAGAAGGTTCTGGACTCACTTGCAGTATTAGAGGAAATGCTTTAG
- the hdrB gene encoding CoB--CoM heterodisulfide reductase subunit B, translating to MSGHFDHSYAFFLGCIAPNRYPGCEAAAIQTSAKLGIELLPLKGAGCCPAPGAFGSIDLNVWYALAARNLVLAEEMGKDITLICNGCYKSIYEVNHKLKHNDELRDGVNEVLAEADMEFKGTIDVWHLAELYYDEKICGVQKLADSVTRPLTGTRVAVHYGCHLMKPGKERHFGDTENPTWLEEMVEALGAEAVYYRNRMQCCGAGGGVRGYDILHSLDITNEKMINLREAGADALTEVCPFCQLQFDRGQIEIQENFGQTYNLPVLHYNELLGLAQGMSPQELALDLHAIDCKPYLEKLE from the coding sequence ATGTCAGGACATTTTGATCATTCATACGCATTCTTCCTTGGCTGCATTGCTCCAAACCGTTATCCCGGTTGTGAAGCAGCAGCTATTCAGACAAGTGCAAAACTTGGTATCGAACTTCTACCTCTCAAGGGTGCAGGATGCTGTCCGGCACCTGGTGCATTCGGTTCAATCGACCTGAATGTATGGTATGCACTTGCAGCAAGAAACCTTGTCCTTGCAGAAGAGATGGGAAAGGACATCACACTCATCTGCAATGGCTGCTACAAGTCCATCTACGAAGTAAACCACAAACTTAAACACAATGACGAACTCCGCGACGGCGTCAATGAGGTCCTCGCAGAGGCTGACATGGAGTTTAAGGGTACAATAGACGTCTGGCATCTTGCAGAACTCTACTATGACGAGAAGATCTGCGGTGTTCAGAAGCTTGCTGACAGTGTCACACGCCCTCTTACCGGAACAAGAGTGGCAGTCCACTACGGATGCCACCTGATGAAGCCGGGCAAGGAGCGCCACTTCGGTGACACAGAAAACCCTACATGGCTTGAAGAGATGGTTGAGGCACTCGGTGCTGAGGCTGTGTACTACAGAAACAGAATGCAGTGCTGTGGTGCCGGTGGCGGTGTACGTGGATACGATATTCTCCACTCACTTGATATCACAAACGAGAAGATGATCAACCTCCGCGAAGCAGGAGCAGATGCACTTACTGAGGTCTGTCCGTTCTGTCAGCTTCAGTTCGACCGTGGTCAGATTGAGATCCAGGAGAACTTCGGTCAGACATACAACCTTCCGGTTCTCCATTATAATGAACTTCTCGGCCTTGCGCAGGGCATGTCCCCACAGGAACTCGCCCTTGACCTGCATGCAATAGACTGCAAACCATACCTGGAGAAATTAGAGTAA
- a CDS encoding formylmethanofuran dehydrogenase subunit C, whose product MSTVELTLKQQPELYLETEKISPDSFAGKSADEIAALDVYEGNLTHKLGDYFTISGAPGETAQDTVIKVKGDLLRVKWIGAKMTAGKIIIDGNTDMYTGAFMEGGEITVNGNAGHFTALGMKGGNIHIKGSAGNYLGAAYRGDWRGMMGGVLRVDGDAGSDVGTFMRGGEIIIGGNTDVHVGTHQEGGKIVIKGNAKSKVGGQMVKGEIIVFGTIDVMMPGFAHRDNIDLEVDGTKANFKRFEGDLGERHPKSKGVVTYGQLYIKA is encoded by the coding sequence ATGAGCACTGTAGAATTAACATTAAAACAGCAGCCTGAACTTTACCTTGAAACAGAGAAGATATCCCCTGATTCATTTGCCGGAAAGTCAGCTGATGAGATCGCTGCTCTTGATGTTTATGAGGGGAATCTTACCCATAAACTCGGTGATTATTTCACAATCTCCGGAGCTCCGGGTGAAACAGCACAGGATACTGTCATCAAAGTCAAAGGCGATCTCCTTCGTGTCAAGTGGATTGGCGCAAAGATGACTGCCGGAAAGATTATTATTGATGGTAATACTGATATGTACACCGGCGCTTTCATGGAGGGCGGCGAGATCACTGTAAACGGCAATGCCGGTCATTTCACAGCCCTCGGTATGAAGGGTGGCAACATCCACATCAAGGGCAGTGCAGGCAACTACCTTGGTGCTGCATACCGTGGAGACTGGCGTGGTATGATGGGCGGAGTCCTCCGCGTTGACGGTGATGCAGGCAGCGATGTCGGAACTTTCATGCGTGGCGGTGAGATTATTATCGGCGGAAATACCGATGTTCACGTAGGTACTCACCAGGAAGGCGGAAAGATAGTAATTAAAGGCAATGCAAAGAGCAAAGTCGGCGGTCAGATGGTCAAGGGCGAAATAATTGTTTTTGGCACAATTGACGTCATGATGCCAGGATTTGCGCACCGCGATAATATTGATCTAGAAGTAGATGGCACAAAGGCTAACTTTAAGCGCTTTGAGGGAGATCTCGGCGAGAGGCACCCAAAGTCTAAAGGGGTTGTCACCTATGGACAGCTATATATAAAAGCCTAA